The Benincasa hispida cultivar B227 chromosome 11, ASM972705v1, whole genome shotgun sequence genome has a segment encoding these proteins:
- the LOC120091558 gene encoding putative anthocyanidin reductase isoform X1 produces MEEEEGLNLGKTYCVTGGTGFIGSSLVNLLLQNGYKVHATFRDPAKSIKLLSSWRGTDRLRWFKADLREEGSFDEAVKGCDGVFHVAASMTFDVDQQDNTEEYVQKNVIDPEIKGIISLLKSCLKSGSVKRVVLTSTISTLTGKDADGERRGFVDESCQTFVDQIWKNKPSGWIYSLLKRLSEDAAFKFASENGIDIVSIITSTVSGPFLTSYIPSSIQVFTAPITGDPRLLMILSNVHERIGSVAVVHTNDICRAHIFLMEHENAKGRYLCCVGSCALSELVERLLLHYSVNLQGCVHYKKNWMPSEVSNKKLKDLGFRFEHGIDDIIKDTVAACVECGFISPT; encoded by the exons atggaagaagaagaagggttaaatttaggaaaaacatACTGCGTAACTGGTGGCACTGGCTTCATTGGCTCTTCGTTGGTTAACCTTCTTCTTCAAAATGGCTACAAAGTTCATGCCACTTTTCGAGATCCTG CAAAGTCTATAAAGTTATTATCTTCGTGGAGGGGCACTGACCGTTTACGATGGTTCAAAGCCGATCTGCGAGAAGAAGGAAGCTTTGATGAAGCTGTAAAGGGGTGTGATGGTGTATTTCATGTTGCTGCTTCAATGACTTTCGATGTTGATCAACAAGACAACACTG AGGAATATGTTCAAAAAAATGTGATCGACCCAGAAATTAAGGGGATCATTAGCCTTCTAAAATCTTGCTTGAAATCTGGATCTGTAAAGCGAGTTGTGCTCACGTCGACGATTAGTACTCTCACTGGTAAAGACGCGGATGGAGAACGAAGGGGTTTTGTTGATGAATCATGTCAAACTTTTGTAGATCAAATATGGAAGAACAAACCAAGTGGTTGG ATTTATTCACTTTTAAAGCGTCTAAGTGAGGATGCAGCATTTAAATTTGCATCTGAAAATGGCATTGACATTGTCTCAATAATTACAAGCACTGTTTCTGGTCCATTCCTCACCTCTTATATCCCATCGAGCATTCAAGTTTTCACTGCGCCGATAACAG GCGATCCCCGCCTCCTTATGATACTATCAAATGTGCACGAAAGAATAGGATCGGTTGCTGTTGTACACACCAACGATATATGCAGAGCTCACATCTTCCTAATGGAGCATGAGAACGCCAAAGGTCGATACCTATGCTGTGTTGGAAGCTGTGCATTGTCGGAGTTGGTTGAACGACTATTGCTACACTATAGTGTGAACTTGCAAGG ATGTGTTCATTACAAGAAAAATTGGATGCCTTCTGAGGTTTCTAACAAGAAGTTGAAAGATTTGGGGTTTAGGTTTGAGCATGGAATAGATGATATAATAAAGGATACAGTTGCTGCTTGTGTTGAATGTGGCTTTATATCTCCTACTTAG
- the LOC120091558 gene encoding putative anthocyanidin reductase isoform X2, which produces MEEEEGLNLGKTYCVTGGTGFIGSSLVNLLLQNGYKVHATFRDPAKSIKLLSSWRGTDRLRWFKADLREEGSFDEAVKGCDGVFHVAASMTFDVDQQDNTEEYVQKNVIDPEIKGIISLLKSCLKSGSVKRVVLTSTISTLTGKDADGERRGFVDESCQTFVDQIWKNKPSGWIYSLLKRLSEDAAFKFASENGIDIVSIITSTVSGPFLTSYIPSSIQVFTAPITGSVAVVHTNDICRAHIFLMEHENAKGRYLCCVGSCALSELVERLLLHYSVNLQGCVHYKKNWMPSEVSNKKLKDLGFRFEHGIDDIIKDTVAACVECGFISPT; this is translated from the exons atggaagaagaagaagggttaaatttaggaaaaacatACTGCGTAACTGGTGGCACTGGCTTCATTGGCTCTTCGTTGGTTAACCTTCTTCTTCAAAATGGCTACAAAGTTCATGCCACTTTTCGAGATCCTG CAAAGTCTATAAAGTTATTATCTTCGTGGAGGGGCACTGACCGTTTACGATGGTTCAAAGCCGATCTGCGAGAAGAAGGAAGCTTTGATGAAGCTGTAAAGGGGTGTGATGGTGTATTTCATGTTGCTGCTTCAATGACTTTCGATGTTGATCAACAAGACAACACTG AGGAATATGTTCAAAAAAATGTGATCGACCCAGAAATTAAGGGGATCATTAGCCTTCTAAAATCTTGCTTGAAATCTGGATCTGTAAAGCGAGTTGTGCTCACGTCGACGATTAGTACTCTCACTGGTAAAGACGCGGATGGAGAACGAAGGGGTTTTGTTGATGAATCATGTCAAACTTTTGTAGATCAAATATGGAAGAACAAACCAAGTGGTTGG ATTTATTCACTTTTAAAGCGTCTAAGTGAGGATGCAGCATTTAAATTTGCATCTGAAAATGGCATTGACATTGTCTCAATAATTACAAGCACTGTTTCTGGTCCATTCCTCACCTCTTATATCCCATCGAGCATTCAAGTTTTCACTGCGCCGATAACAG GATCGGTTGCTGTTGTACACACCAACGATATATGCAGAGCTCACATCTTCCTAATGGAGCATGAGAACGCCAAAGGTCGATACCTATGCTGTGTTGGAAGCTGTGCATTGTCGGAGTTGGTTGAACGACTATTGCTACACTATAGTGTGAACTTGCAAGG ATGTGTTCATTACAAGAAAAATTGGATGCCTTCTGAGGTTTCTAACAAGAAGTTGAAAGATTTGGGGTTTAGGTTTGAGCATGGAATAGATGATATAATAAAGGATACAGTTGCTGCTTGTGTTGAATGTGGCTTTATATCTCCTACTTAG